From Candidatus Eremiobacteraceae bacterium, the proteins below share one genomic window:
- the argS gene encoding arginine--tRNA ligase — MLSRHLAVLASIEDELRSRIAAAAVSLGVESATSPAVSLGPTRDPSHGEFATAVALAAGKMWRKNPMDVAAAIAERGVAGLPDVAKIDVAKPGFLNLSMTPAFWTQVVADALERGQAYGTSDALADYSPLLVEFTSANPTGPLLVVQGRSGSLGATLVAMFRFAGAQTKSETYVNDAGNQLDTLADSLFARYAALYGVETPLPEDGYPGVYLIDVAQLLRDRDGDRWLDAEPNERRRALGLFGRDVIVDGQRRDMERFGVHFDTWFSEASLHDAGKIDDVLVKLKSSGHAYEKDGALYLKSTEFGDEKDRVLRRSDGRPTYLAADAAYHRDKLERGNKYLLNILGPDHHGYIERLKALVAALGHPGSLEVLLAQHVTLKRGDEIVKMSKREGNVVTLADVMDEVGVDAARFFFVNRAPESHLVFDLELAMEQSAKNPVYYVQYGHARIASILRKASAPEHAASLERAHRGDDIAALSHPAEIALIRRIADFERTVVDAAKARAPHRVAEYTRDLATDFHAFYTDCIVLGDDARVTSARLSLCIVAKTALASALRLLGVSAPDNM, encoded by the coding sequence ATGCTCAGCCGCCATCTCGCCGTTCTCGCAAGCATAGAAGACGAACTGCGCTCGCGCATCGCCGCCGCTGCCGTCTCGCTCGGCGTGGAATCAGCGACCTCGCCCGCAGTCAGCCTTGGTCCCACGCGCGATCCGTCGCACGGCGAATTTGCCACCGCCGTCGCGCTTGCGGCCGGCAAGATGTGGCGCAAGAATCCGATGGATGTCGCCGCGGCCATCGCCGAGCGCGGCGTGGCGGGCTTGCCCGATGTCGCAAAAATAGATGTGGCCAAGCCGGGCTTCCTCAACCTGTCCATGACTCCGGCGTTTTGGACGCAGGTGGTCGCCGACGCGCTCGAACGCGGTCAGGCCTATGGCACGTCGGATGCCCTTGCCGACTACAGCCCACTGCTCGTCGAATTCACGTCCGCCAATCCCACCGGTCCGCTTCTCGTCGTGCAGGGCCGGTCGGGCTCGCTCGGCGCCACGTTGGTGGCGATGTTCCGTTTCGCCGGCGCGCAGACGAAATCGGAGACATACGTCAACGATGCCGGCAACCAGCTCGACACGCTCGCCGATTCACTTTTCGCTCGTTATGCCGCGCTGTACGGCGTGGAAACGCCGTTGCCCGAGGACGGCTATCCAGGCGTATACCTCATCGACGTCGCGCAGTTGTTGCGCGACCGCGACGGCGACCGCTGGCTCGATGCCGAGCCGAACGAGCGCCGCCGCGCGCTGGGCCTTTTCGGGCGCGATGTCATCGTCGACGGCCAGCGCCGCGACATGGAGCGGTTCGGCGTGCACTTCGACACGTGGTTCTCCGAAGCTTCTCTCCACGATGCCGGCAAGATCGACGACGTGCTCGTCAAGCTCAAGAGCAGCGGCCACGCCTACGAAAAGGACGGCGCGCTCTATCTCAAGTCGACCGAGTTTGGCGATGAAAAAGACCGCGTGCTTCGCCGCAGCGACGGCCGGCCGACGTACCTCGCTGCCGACGCGGCATACCACCGCGACAAACTCGAACGCGGCAACAAGTATCTGCTGAACATCCTCGGCCCCGATCACCATGGCTACATCGAGCGTCTGAAGGCTCTAGTGGCAGCCCTCGGACACCCAGGCTCGCTCGAGGTGCTGCTCGCGCAGCACGTGACGTTGAAGCGCGGCGACGAGATCGTCAAGATGAGCAAACGCGAGGGGAACGTCGTCACGCTGGCAGACGTCATGGATGAAGTCGGCGTGGATGCGGCGCGCTTTTTCTTCGTCAACCGTGCGCCGGAATCGCACCTCGTCTTCGACCTCGAGCTTGCGATGGAGCAGTCGGCGAAGAACCCGGTGTACTACGTGCAATACGGTCACGCGCGCATCGCGTCGATCCTGCGCAAGGCGTCTGCTCCCGAGCATGCGGCGTCGCTCGAGCGCGCGCACCGCGGCGACGACATCGCGGCGCTGTCTCACCCGGCCGAAATCGCGCTGATCCGCCGGATCGCCGACTTCGAACGCACGGTGGTGGACGCTGCCAAAGCGCGCGCGCCGCACCGTGTCGCCGAATACACGCGCGATCTAGCGACCGATTTCCACGCGTTCTACACCGATTGCATCGTGTTGGGCGACGACGCGCGCGTCACGAGCGCCCGGCTGTCGCTGTGCATCGTCGCGAAAACGGCGCTGGCATCGGCGCTGCGATTGCTTGGGGTTTCGGCACCCGACAATATGTAG
- a CDS encoding GNAT family N-acetyltransferase yields the protein MTIVVRRGHPGDHAYIEALGADTAQSGVSAVRPVSGDIAALAFRRLLTFCEQRPETVVFIAESESVPVGFLLLIVDIPDDVTQMRQAFVAYMAVEPIARRRGAGRLLLAEAEREARKLGLPHLSLMVTAGNVPARALYAAMGFTEERAIMTKALGTSTG from the coding sequence TTGACCATCGTCGTTCGCCGGGGGCATCCGGGCGACCACGCTTATATCGAGGCGCTCGGAGCCGACACCGCACAATCGGGCGTTTCCGCCGTCCGGCCGGTGAGCGGCGACATCGCAGCCTTAGCGTTTCGGCGCCTGCTGACTTTTTGCGAACAACGTCCGGAGACCGTGGTGTTCATCGCGGAGTCGGAATCGGTACCGGTCGGATTTCTTCTGTTGATCGTCGACATACCGGACGACGTCACGCAGATGAGGCAGGCGTTCGTCGCGTATATGGCGGTCGAGCCGATCGCGCGCAGGCGCGGCGCCGGCCGGCTCCTGCTTGCCGAGGCTGAGCGAGAGGCGCGCAAGCTCGGTCTGCCGCATTTGAGCCTTATGGTCACGGCAGGCAACGTGCCCGCGCGAGCGCTGTACGCTGCGATGGGATTTACAGAAGAGCGCGCCATCATGACGAAGGCATTGGGGACTTCCACCGGATGA
- the dprA gene encoding DNA-processing protein DprA — translation MTDDLDLGWLLAVAGAAVWSPRPLTSWFASLGDARSIAEYARSGGPLAPCGAEPMSSDLIARLAALDDAAALDALRAADKCGARVLTKVDPLYPPRLLELCDAPIVLYCLGDAAIANHRAVAIVGSRAATSYGRTVAATFARDAAIYGATVVSGLARGVDAAAHSAAVESGGKTVAVIGSGLSALYPPYHSLLADEIVASGGAMISEFPPEMIARPHHFPMRNRIVAALADATVVTEAAHRSGALITARLADEYGRRVFAVPGDVDRPTSAGTNALIKDGVTAATSMADVAEILGWTPSFATRQDDGTNNQVELDPLLALLSGAALDIDELSVRSGRPASDVAAKLTMLELRGVVERRGGGTFAAVSTRAAKNDAKA, via the coding sequence TCTCGATCTCGGATGGCTGCTTGCCGTCGCCGGTGCAGCGGTGTGGTCGCCACGGCCACTCACATCGTGGTTCGCCTCGCTCGGCGACGCGCGTTCCATCGCCGAATACGCACGGTCCGGCGGACCGCTTGCGCCGTGCGGCGCAGAACCAATGTCCTCAGACCTCATCGCCCGACTCGCGGCACTCGACGACGCGGCGGCGCTCGATGCGCTCCGCGCGGCCGACAAGTGCGGTGCGCGCGTGCTGACAAAGGTGGACCCGCTTTATCCGCCGCGCCTGCTTGAACTGTGCGACGCGCCGATCGTATTGTATTGCCTCGGAGACGCGGCCATCGCAAATCATCGCGCGGTCGCCATTGTCGGCAGCCGCGCGGCCACGAGCTACGGCCGAACGGTCGCGGCCACATTCGCCCGCGATGCTGCGATATACGGCGCGACGGTCGTCTCGGGGCTTGCTCGTGGCGTCGATGCCGCCGCTCATTCCGCAGCGGTCGAGAGCGGCGGCAAGACTGTCGCGGTGATCGGATCGGGTCTCAGCGCGCTATATCCGCCGTACCACTCGCTGCTCGCCGACGAGATCGTCGCCAGCGGCGGCGCCATGATCTCCGAGTTCCCGCCCGAAATGATCGCGCGGCCGCACCACTTCCCCATGCGCAATCGCATCGTCGCCGCGCTCGCCGACGCCACGGTGGTCACTGAAGCGGCGCACCGCAGCGGCGCGCTCATCACCGCACGCCTCGCCGACGAGTACGGCCGGCGCGTCTTCGCCGTCCCCGGCGACGTCGACAGACCCACCAGCGCCGGCACGAACGCGCTCATCAAAGACGGTGTCACGGCAGCGACGAGCATGGCCGACGTCGCCGAAATCCTCGGCTGGACGCCCAGCTTCGCGACGCGGCAGGACGACGGCACCAATAACCAGGTCGAACTCGATCCGCTTCTCGCCTTGCTCTCCGGCGCCGCACTCGACATCGACGAACTCAGCGTTCGCAGCGGCCGGCCCGCTTCGGACGTGGCCGCAAAGCTCACCATGCTCGAGTTGCGCGGTGTCGTGGAACGCCGTGGTGGCGGCACCTTCGCAGCGGTGAGCACCCGCGCGGCGAAGAACGACGCGAAAGCATGA
- a CDS encoding 23S rRNA (pseudouridine(1915)-N(3))-methyltransferase RlmH, producing the protein MNVTLIAVDRLRESYLREGCAMYVKRLGPLLPVRTIDVRSATQSEESSALLKQIPAEATLWALDRGGTELSSEQLAGHLQAVERSGSRHLALVIGGADGLGAAILARADLVWSLSPLTFLHEMARLLVLEQLYRAVKINRGEPYHR; encoded by the coding sequence ATGAACGTCACGCTGATCGCTGTCGATCGCTTGCGCGAATCCTACTTGCGAGAGGGTTGCGCCATGTACGTCAAACGGCTCGGGCCGTTGCTGCCGGTGCGCACGATCGACGTCCGGTCGGCCACGCAAAGCGAAGAATCGTCGGCGCTGCTCAAGCAGATTCCCGCAGAGGCTACTCTGTGGGCTCTCGACCGCGGCGGCACCGAGCTCTCGTCGGAACAACTCGCGGGCCACTTGCAAGCCGTCGAGCGCTCCGGGTCGCGCCACCTCGCGCTCGTCATCGGCGGCGCCGACGGCCTCGGTGCGGCGATATTGGCACGTGCCGATCTTGTATGGTCCCTCTCGCCGCTCACGTTTTTGCACGAGATGGCGCGATTGCTGGTGCTCGAACAGCTCTATCGTGCCGTCAAGATCAATCGCGGCGAACCATATCATCGCTGA
- a CDS encoding AI-2E family transporter, producing the protein MTTRASALDISERPRIWRVAGAIALAAVALFVVSRIPLTVEVFIVATLMAYGINPVVRRLSKRMPRLAAVAIVYAALVLMVLFFGFIIVPDTIAQLQSFFANSGDVVGIVQGWSNSSQAWIVAHFGAKALPAQFQDIENSALAQISAGVNNLVLGAGNALLGIASDIVVGITAIVLSYYFLTRVTEIRASFYSLFPESGRPAAERVAREISRVVGGFVYGQFVLCVFTGLAVWLVLTIAGSQYALLLGALTGVLYALPFLGILVALGFGLMLGSLQGWTMVLITVVTIAVISKISDILLVPKVMAESVGVSPMAVIFAIFAGGELFGVWGLVLAIPAAALIKLAWNVWIHPWIRGRPAFHDEVA; encoded by the coding sequence ATGACCACGCGCGCGTCCGCGTTGGACATCTCGGAGCGGCCGCGCATCTGGCGCGTGGCGGGCGCGATCGCGCTTGCCGCCGTCGCACTGTTCGTCGTCTCGCGCATCCCGCTCACGGTCGAAGTGTTCATCGTGGCGACGCTCATGGCGTACGGCATCAATCCGGTCGTTCGCCGGCTGAGCAAACGCATGCCGCGGCTCGCGGCGGTCGCCATCGTCTATGCGGCGCTCGTGCTCATGGTGTTGTTCTTCGGTTTCATCATCGTGCCGGACACGATCGCGCAACTACAGTCGTTCTTCGCCAACAGCGGCGATGTGGTCGGCATCGTTCAAGGCTGGTCGAATTCGTCGCAGGCATGGATCGTCGCGCATTTCGGCGCCAAAGCGCTACCGGCGCAATTCCAGGATATCGAGAACAGCGCGCTTGCGCAGATTTCGGCCGGCGTCAACAATCTGGTTCTTGGAGCCGGCAATGCGCTGCTCGGCATCGCGAGCGATATCGTGGTGGGCATCACCGCGATCGTGCTTTCATACTACTTCTTGACGCGCGTCACGGAGATCCGCGCATCGTTCTACAGCTTGTTTCCCGAGAGCGGCAGACCAGCGGCAGAACGCGTCGCGCGCGAGATCTCGCGTGTAGTTGGCGGGTTCGTGTACGGGCAATTCGTGCTGTGCGTGTTCACGGGGCTCGCCGTCTGGCTCGTGCTCACGATCGCCGGCTCGCAGTACGCGCTCTTGCTGGGCGCGCTTACCGGCGTGCTCTACGCACTTCCATTTTTGGGCATTCTCGTCGCCCTTGGATTTGGCCTGATGTTAGGATCGCTCCAGGGATGGACCATGGTGCTGATCACGGTGGTCACCATCGCCGTCATCTCGAAGATATCCGACATCTTGCTCGTTCCCAAGGTCATGGCGGAGAGCGTCGGCGTATCGCCGATGGCGGTGATCTTCGCGATCTTCGCGGGCGGCGAATTGTTCGGCGTGTGGGGTCTCGTGCTCGCCATCCCGGCCGCTGCGCTGATCAAATTGGCATGGAATGTTTGGATCCATCCGTGGATCCGCGGCCGCCCCGCATTTCACGACGAGGTTGCGTAG